One Arthrobacter sp. StoSoilB19 DNA window includes the following coding sequences:
- a CDS encoding alpha/beta hydrolase, producing the protein MAFITVGTENSTDIELYYEDHGSGQPVVLIHGYPLDGSSWEKQTAALLDAGYRVITYDRRGFGKSSKPTEGYDYDTFAADLNTLLNTLDLNNVVLVGFSMGTGEVGRYLGTYGSARVARAAFLGSLEPFLLKTDDNPDGVPQDVFDGLKEAVTADRYAFFTEFFKNFYNSDTFLGTPRLSQEAVNASWNLAAGAGAHASVAAQPTWLTDFRQDIPKIEVPALILHGTADNILPIDSTGRLFAKALPSAEYVEIEGAPHGLLWTHAAEVNEALLAFLSK; encoded by the coding sequence ATGGCTTTCATTACCGTAGGTACCGAGAACAGCACTGACATCGAGCTCTACTACGAGGACCACGGCTCCGGCCAGCCCGTCGTGCTGATCCATGGCTACCCGCTGGACGGATCATCCTGGGAAAAGCAGACCGCCGCCCTCCTGGATGCCGGGTACCGTGTCATCACCTATGACCGCCGAGGCTTCGGAAAATCCAGCAAGCCCACCGAGGGCTACGACTACGACACCTTCGCAGCGGACCTCAACACCCTGCTCAACACCCTGGACCTGAACAACGTGGTGCTGGTGGGCTTCTCCATGGGCACGGGAGAGGTGGGCCGCTACCTCGGTACGTACGGCTCGGCCCGCGTGGCCCGCGCGGCGTTCCTCGGGTCCCTGGAGCCCTTCCTGCTCAAGACCGATGACAACCCCGACGGCGTACCGCAGGACGTGTTCGACGGCCTCAAGGAAGCGGTCACCGCCGACCGCTACGCCTTCTTCACCGAATTCTTCAAGAACTTCTACAACTCCGACACCTTCCTGGGCACCCCGCGGCTCAGCCAGGAAGCCGTCAACGCCAGCTGGAACCTGGCTGCCGGCGCCGGAGCGCATGCTTCTGTTGCAGCGCAACCCACCTGGCTTACGGATTTCCGCCAGGACATCCCCAAGATCGAAGTTCCGGCGCTGATCCTGCACGGCACCGCTGACAACATCCTGCCCATCGATTCCACCGGCCGGCTGTTCGCCAAGGCCCTGCCGAGTGCCGAGTACGTGGAGATCGAGGGTGCACCGCACGGCCTGCTCTGGACGCACGCCGCGGAGGTCAACGAAGCGCTGCTGGCCTTCCTTTCGAAGTAG
- a CDS encoding metalloregulator ArsR/SmtB family transcription factor: MNADSNACPLKADSQYVELAVEVFAMLADATRVRIILALRDGEMAVGALADVVGKSPAAVSQHLAKMRLARMVSTRQDGTRVLYRLENEHARQLVADAIFQAEHALGGEPAHHRAPHKQVPHDQGFVHTGQGNAS; encoded by the coding sequence ATGAATGCAGATAGTAATGCTTGCCCACTGAAGGCGGACAGCCAGTACGTGGAATTGGCCGTGGAGGTCTTTGCCATGCTGGCGGACGCCACCAGGGTGCGGATCATTTTGGCCCTCCGTGACGGCGAGATGGCGGTGGGTGCCCTGGCGGACGTGGTGGGCAAGTCCCCCGCCGCCGTGTCCCAGCACCTGGCCAAGATGCGGCTGGCAAGAATGGTTTCCACGCGGCAGGACGGGACCCGGGTGCTCTACCGGCTGGAAAATGAACACGCGCGGCAGTTGGTGGCGGACGCCATCTTCCAGGCCGAGCATGCACTCGGCGGCGAACCTGCCCACCACCGCGCTCCCCACAAGCAGGTCCCCCACGACCAGGGCTTCGTCCACACCGGACAGGGGAACGCGTCGTGA
- a CDS encoding cation diffusion facilitator family transporter, giving the protein MTGPHRGSTHAHGHPHGTDHGGHQHDHDHDHDHDHGHHHHTGFKGWLMELFVPHTHDAADSIDDAMEASTEGIRALKISMFVLLATTALQFLVVLFSSSVALLADTIHNFSDALTAVPLWVAFILGRRAATRRYTYGYGRAEDLAGLFIVAVVALSAVVAGWQSVDRLIHPQPLQNLGWVIAAGLIGFAGNEAVAIYRIRVGRRIGSAALVADGVHARTDGFTSLAVVIGAVGVMLGFPLADPIVGLIISAAIMVLLWGTVRSIGRRLMDGIEPDLVSRAEAALEATPGVLAVRHLQLRWSGHRLQGSARIDLADTELSRAEAVLESAEHRLRHALPKLDHVLLVPGTRR; this is encoded by the coding sequence GTGACCGGCCCGCACCGCGGGTCAACGCACGCCCACGGCCACCCGCACGGGACGGACCACGGCGGCCACCAGCACGACCACGACCACGACCACGACCACGACCACGGGCATCATCACCACACCGGCTTCAAGGGCTGGCTGATGGAGCTCTTCGTTCCGCACACGCATGACGCCGCAGATTCCATTGACGATGCCATGGAGGCCAGCACCGAGGGCATCAGGGCGCTGAAGATCAGCATGTTCGTCCTGCTGGCCACGACGGCGCTGCAGTTCCTGGTGGTCCTGTTCAGCAGTTCGGTGGCCCTGCTCGCGGACACCATCCACAACTTCTCGGACGCCCTGACCGCGGTGCCCCTGTGGGTGGCCTTCATCCTGGGACGCAGGGCCGCCACCCGCCGCTATACGTATGGCTACGGCAGGGCTGAGGATTTGGCCGGACTGTTCATCGTGGCCGTGGTGGCCCTCTCTGCAGTGGTGGCCGGCTGGCAGTCCGTGGACCGGCTGATCCATCCCCAGCCGCTGCAAAACCTCGGCTGGGTCATCGCCGCCGGCCTGATCGGCTTCGCCGGGAATGAGGCAGTGGCAATCTACCGCATCCGGGTTGGCCGCAGGATCGGTTCCGCGGCGCTCGTGGCGGACGGTGTGCATGCCAGGACGGATGGCTTCACTTCGCTCGCCGTGGTCATCGGAGCGGTGGGGGTCATGCTGGGTTTCCCGCTGGCTGATCCGATCGTCGGGTTGATCATCTCCGCTGCCATCATGGTCCTGCTGTGGGGAACGGTCCGCAGCATTGGGCGCCGGCTCATGGATGGCATCGAGCCGGACCTGGTGTCGCGTGCCGAAGCCGCGCTGGAGGCTACGCCGGGCGTCCTGGCAGTCCGGCACCTGCAGCTGCGGTGGTCCGGGCACCGGTTGCAGGGCTCGGCACGGATTGACCTGGCGGACACGGAATTGTCCCGGGCGGAAGCGGTCCTTGAAAGCGCCGAACACCGACTGCGTCATGCACTGCCCAAGCTGGACCACGTGCTCCTGGTTCCAGGCACCCGGCGCTAA
- a CDS encoding acyl-CoA desaturase — protein MTVISPTKTTAAGGASAGTSRTRPGKLAESGSPTVRPPAAAHLSDEHVAELGRELDAIRDEVLAKRGAEDAAYIRRMIKIQRGLEISGRAALLVSKNKAAWVTGTTLLSLAKILENMELGHNILHGQWDWMRDPDIHSTTWEWDFVTPSRSWQHTHNDLHHRWTNVVGKDNDVGYNLLRMDENQPWKPINLANPLFNAILAPVFEWGIAIYDLELTEYKEGTKSKEALLKDLKALGKKVVTQFTKDYAATPAVAMLTGSGKQALFGTITANAVRNVWAHAVIFCGHFPEGTDTFTEEMVDGETRGDWYVRQMIGSANISGSKFMHLMTGNLSHQIEHHLFPDLPSNRYAEVAPKVREICQRYGLKYTTGPLLKQVGSSWAKVFKLALPGKAARA, from the coding sequence ATGACTGTCATCTCACCTACAAAGACCACGGCCGCCGGAGGAGCCAGCGCCGGCACCTCACGGACGCGCCCGGGCAAACTCGCCGAATCCGGCAGCCCCACCGTCCGCCCGCCGGCCGCCGCGCACCTCAGCGACGAGCACGTAGCTGAACTCGGCCGCGAACTGGACGCCATCCGGGACGAGGTCCTGGCCAAGCGCGGGGCCGAGGATGCTGCCTACATCCGCCGGATGATCAAGATCCAGCGCGGCCTGGAGATTTCCGGCCGCGCCGCCCTCCTGGTCAGTAAGAACAAAGCCGCCTGGGTTACCGGCACCACCCTGCTGAGCCTGGCCAAGATCCTGGAAAACATGGAGCTGGGCCACAACATCCTGCACGGCCAGTGGGACTGGATGCGGGACCCGGACATCCACTCCACTACCTGGGAATGGGACTTCGTCACGCCCTCGCGGTCCTGGCAGCACACCCACAATGACCTGCACCACCGCTGGACCAACGTGGTGGGCAAGGACAACGACGTCGGATACAACCTTCTGCGCATGGACGAGAACCAGCCGTGGAAGCCCATCAACCTGGCCAACCCGCTGTTCAATGCCATCCTGGCGCCGGTTTTCGAGTGGGGCATCGCCATCTACGACCTCGAGCTGACCGAGTACAAGGAAGGCACCAAGTCCAAGGAAGCCCTGCTCAAGGACCTCAAGGCGCTGGGCAAGAAAGTCGTTACCCAGTTCACCAAGGACTACGCGGCCACTCCTGCCGTCGCCATGCTGACCGGATCCGGCAAGCAGGCGCTGTTCGGCACGATCACTGCCAACGCTGTCCGCAATGTGTGGGCCCACGCGGTTATCTTCTGCGGCCACTTCCCGGAAGGAACCGACACCTTCACCGAAGAGATGGTTGACGGCGAAACCCGCGGTGACTGGTACGTGCGGCAGATGATCGGCTCGGCGAACATCTCGGGCTCCAAGTTCATGCACCTCATGACCGGCAACCTCTCGCACCAGATCGAGCACCACCTTTTCCCCGACCTGCCCTCCAACCGGTACGCCGAGGTGGCGCCCAAGGTCCGCGAGATCTGCCAGCGCTATGGCCTGAAGTACACCACCGGCCCGCTGCTGAAGCAGGTGGGTTCGTCCTGGGCCAAGGTCTTCAAGCTGGCCCTGCCCGGCAAGGCTGCGCGGGCCTAG
- a CDS encoding ferredoxin reductase, whose amino-acid sequence MIRLRQLAQAASVLTTPLAPEDILALFNPVYSARQLRGVVTRVVQETAQSATIFFRPGRGWKAHLAGQWARIGVELDGVRHWRSYSLSAPAGKDPAITVTDVGAVSGTLVRTTKPGDVLFLAPPQGDFVLPEHPRPLLMVTAGSGITPVMSMIRTLVPRRPDADVVLVHSARTPGDSLFREELAELADQFPNFRLAHWYTGEQGRMDFSSTKELDEICPDWKDRAAYACGPDSFLDDAEALWKRAALTTRSPGTDVAVAGDAGNLMIERFNTTFNAGVGHDGGLVTFEASDREVEADGDTPILDIGEDAGVLMPSGCRMGICHSCLTPLLAGQVRDLRTGEIHGEPGQLIQTCVSAAAGPVNLEL is encoded by the coding sequence ATGATCCGGCTACGTCAGCTGGCCCAGGCGGCCTCAGTGCTTACCACCCCTTTGGCGCCGGAAGACATTCTGGCACTTTTCAACCCTGTCTACTCAGCCAGGCAACTGCGCGGCGTGGTCACCCGCGTGGTCCAGGAGACGGCCCAGTCGGCCACCATCTTCTTCCGCCCCGGCCGCGGCTGGAAGGCGCACCTTGCCGGTCAGTGGGCCCGCATCGGCGTCGAACTGGACGGCGTCCGGCACTGGCGCTCCTATTCGCTCAGCGCTCCGGCAGGCAAGGATCCTGCCATCACCGTCACGGACGTCGGCGCCGTGTCCGGCACGCTGGTGCGCACCACCAAGCCCGGCGATGTCCTGTTCCTGGCTCCGCCGCAGGGCGACTTCGTGCTTCCCGAGCACCCCCGGCCCCTGCTGATGGTTACGGCGGGCAGTGGCATCACCCCGGTGATGTCCATGATCCGTACGCTTGTGCCGCGGCGTCCGGACGCCGACGTCGTGCTGGTCCACTCCGCACGCACCCCGGGCGACAGCCTGTTCCGTGAAGAGCTGGCCGAACTCGCGGACCAGTTCCCCAACTTCCGCCTGGCCCACTGGTACACCGGTGAACAGGGGCGGATGGACTTCTCCAGCACCAAGGAGCTGGACGAAATCTGCCCCGACTGGAAGGACCGGGCTGCCTACGCCTGCGGTCCGGACAGCTTCCTGGACGACGCCGAGGCCCTCTGGAAGCGCGCTGCGCTGACCACCCGGTCGCCGGGGACCGACGTCGCCGTTGCCGGAGACGCCGGCAACCTCATGATCGAGCGCTTCAACACCACCTTCAACGCCGGTGTAGGGCACGACGGCGGCTTGGTCACCTTCGAAGCCTCGGACCGGGAGGTGGAGGCCGACGGCGACACCCCCATCCTGGACATCGGCGAGGACGCCGGGGTGCTGATGCCCAGCGGCTGCCGGATGGGCATCTGCCACAGCTGCCTCACACCGCTCCTGGCCGGCCAGGTCCGCGACCTGCGGACCGGGGAAATCCATGGCGAACCAGGCCAACTTATCCAAACGTGTGTCTCGGCAGCCGCCGGACCCGTCAACCTCGAACTCTGA
- a CDS encoding LLM class flavin-dependent oxidoreductase: MQRIGFLSFGHWGPGQGSRTRTAADALLQGIELAVAAEELGVDGAYFRVHHFARQQASPFPLLSAIAARTRRIEIGTGVIDMRYENPLYMAEEAAAADLISGGRLQLGISRGSPEPAREGASAFGYRPQPGETDADMARRHTAVFRKAITGAGMAEADPRYAGGATGLLPVQPQSPGLAERIWWGAGSRKTAVWAAELGMNLMSSTLLTEDTGVPFHELQAEQIQLFRDAWAAAGHTHAPRVSVSRSVLPIVDEEDNYYFAGSALRDGRDQVGVIDGLTARFGKSYVGAPDLLAEELAADAAVRAADTLLLTVPNQLGVDFNAKLLGNIAGHVAPALGWSRQ, translated from the coding sequence ATGCAGCGCATAGGATTCCTTTCATTCGGCCACTGGGGCCCCGGCCAGGGCTCGCGCACCAGGACGGCGGCGGACGCCCTGCTCCAGGGGATCGAACTGGCGGTTGCCGCTGAAGAACTCGGCGTGGACGGGGCATACTTCCGGGTCCACCACTTCGCCAGGCAGCAGGCATCACCTTTCCCGCTCCTGTCAGCCATCGCCGCCCGCACCCGCCGGATCGAAATTGGCACCGGCGTCATCGACATGCGCTACGAAAATCCCCTGTACATGGCGGAGGAGGCTGCAGCGGCAGACCTGATCAGCGGTGGCAGGCTGCAGTTGGGCATCAGCCGCGGGTCACCCGAGCCGGCCCGGGAAGGCGCCTCGGCATTCGGCTACCGGCCGCAGCCGGGGGAGACCGACGCCGACATGGCCCGGCGCCACACCGCCGTCTTCCGCAAGGCCATCACGGGTGCCGGCATGGCTGAGGCGGACCCCAGGTACGCCGGCGGCGCCACCGGCCTCCTCCCCGTCCAGCCCCAGTCCCCGGGCCTCGCGGAACGGATCTGGTGGGGCGCCGGCAGCAGGAAGACCGCCGTCTGGGCCGCGGAACTGGGCATGAACCTGATGAGCTCCACACTGCTCACCGAGGACACCGGTGTCCCCTTCCATGAACTCCAGGCCGAACAGATCCAGCTGTTCAGGGACGCGTGGGCGGCAGCAGGACATACCCATGCCCCGCGTGTTTCGGTCAGCCGCAGCGTCCTTCCCATCGTGGATGAGGAAGACAACTACTACTTCGCCGGCAGCGCCCTTCGTGACGGCCGCGACCAGGTGGGCGTTATCGACGGACTGACTGCCAGGTTCGGCAAGAGCTACGTGGGCGCGCCGGACCTCCTGGCGGAAGAACTCGCAGCCGATGCGGCAGTGCGGGCAGCGGACACCCTGCTGCTGACCGTTCCCAACCAATTGGGCGTGGACTTCAACGCCAAGTTGCTGGGAAACATCGCCGGGCACGTCGCCCCGGCCCTGGGCTGGAGCCGCCAATAA
- a CDS encoding YnfA family protein, giving the protein MGIPEETVSIFKAIVLFVLAAAAEIGGAWLVWQSVREGRDWWWAGLGVAALGAYGFVATLQPDAHFGRILAAYGGVFVAGSLAWGMVFDGFRPDRWDIAGSLVCLLGVAVIMFAPRSGG; this is encoded by the coding sequence GTGGGCATTCCGGAGGAAACCGTCAGTATTTTCAAGGCCATTGTGTTGTTCGTGCTGGCCGCGGCAGCGGAGATCGGCGGCGCCTGGCTGGTGTGGCAGTCCGTCCGCGAAGGCAGGGACTGGTGGTGGGCCGGACTTGGCGTGGCCGCGCTCGGCGCCTACGGCTTCGTGGCCACCCTGCAGCCGGACGCGCACTTCGGCCGGATCCTGGCGGCCTACGGCGGGGTGTTTGTGGCAGGTTCCCTGGCATGGGGCATGGTCTTTGACGGCTTCCGCCCCGACAGGTGGGATATCGCAGGCTCCCTGGTTTGCCTGCTGGGTGTTGCCGTGATCATGTTTGCCCCGCGGAGCGGCGGCTAG
- a CDS encoding DUF202 domain-containing protein, with protein sequence MTNSEQPPGPPPRGKMAERLLPGGEEPDPRFTLANERTFLAWIRTSLALLAGGIAIEAFTSGLFVEPVRKGLAVLLLLLGMMLSGGAAVRWLRVERSMRTRAPLPLPFFVPLLAGAGALAAAVVLVFILWR encoded by the coding sequence GTGACCAACAGTGAGCAGCCGCCCGGCCCGCCCCCGCGCGGAAAAATGGCCGAACGGCTGCTCCCCGGCGGCGAGGAACCGGACCCCCGCTTCACGCTTGCCAACGAGCGCACCTTCCTCGCCTGGATCCGCACGTCGCTGGCGCTGCTGGCAGGCGGCATTGCCATTGAGGCGTTCACGTCCGGACTTTTTGTTGAGCCTGTCCGTAAAGGCCTTGCCGTCCTGCTGCTGCTGCTGGGCATGATGCTCAGCGGTGGTGCCGCGGTGCGGTGGCTTCGGGTGGAGCGGAGCATGCGCACCAGGGCCCCGCTGCCCCTGCCGTTTTTTGTGCCCCTGTTGGCCGGGGCAGGGGCGTTGGCTGCCGCCGTCGTCCTGGTCTTTATCCTCTGGCGCTGA
- a CDS encoding DUF202 domain-containing protein — MAAHVPSPHGDPGLQPERTALAWGRTMLALVTASAFFLRWLPVYGLPILMLPAISGGAALAIYLTQRRRYRARSHGLAGESIEADLPAVLWTALAGVVLGGLGIVVVLISP; from the coding sequence GTGGCAGCCCATGTTCCCAGCCCCCACGGCGATCCCGGCCTCCAGCCCGAGCGGACCGCCCTGGCATGGGGCCGCACCATGCTGGCGTTGGTGACGGCGAGCGCCTTCTTCCTGCGCTGGCTACCCGTCTACGGGTTACCCATCCTGATGCTGCCGGCGATTTCCGGCGGCGCCGCCCTTGCCATCTACCTCACGCAGCGCCGCCGGTACCGGGCCAGGTCCCATGGCCTGGCAGGCGAAAGCATCGAAGCGGACCTGCCTGCCGTGCTCTGGACCGCTCTCGCCGGAGTGGTCCTTGGCGGACTTGGCATTGTTGTGGTCCTGATCAGTCCGTAG
- a CDS encoding DUF2630 family protein, whose amino-acid sequence MNDQDILTHIQALVEEEHSLREGSGSGQAPDPARLKYVEESLDQCWDLLRQRRAKKDSGENPNDAEARPISEVEGYRQ is encoded by the coding sequence ATGAATGATCAGGACATTTTGACGCACATCCAGGCCCTGGTGGAGGAGGAGCACTCGCTGCGCGAGGGATCGGGCAGCGGGCAGGCCCCGGACCCGGCGCGGTTGAAGTACGTGGAAGAAAGCCTGGACCAGTGCTGGGACCTGCTGCGCCAGCGCCGGGCCAAGAAGGATTCCGGGGAGAACCCGAACGACGCCGAGGCCCGCCCCATCAGCGAGGTTGAGGGCTACCGGCAGTAA
- a CDS encoding carbon-nitrogen hydrolase family protein: MRIAVAQIISGADTAANLELMWDYAAQASNADAQLVVFPEATMRAFGHSLRDIAEPLDGPWASEVRRMARELEITIVAGMFTPGKDGRVRNTLLVTGPGVDASYDKIHLFDAFGFTESRTVDPGEGPVTFELDGTVFGLATCYDVRFPGLFTANANAGAQVNIVCASWGAGEGKAEQWDLLVRARALDSTAFVIACGQGDPETVGAGPAGTAPTGIGHSAVVTPLGKPLVTLGGKPELAVVDIDPATVADVRANLPVLANARRF, translated from the coding sequence ATGCGTATTGCCGTAGCGCAGATCATCAGCGGTGCAGACACCGCCGCCAACCTTGAACTGATGTGGGACTACGCCGCGCAGGCCAGTAATGCGGACGCGCAGTTGGTTGTCTTTCCCGAAGCGACGATGCGCGCGTTCGGGCACTCCCTCAGGGACATTGCCGAGCCCCTCGACGGCCCGTGGGCCAGCGAGGTCCGCAGGATGGCCCGGGAGCTGGAGATCACGATTGTGGCCGGCATGTTCACGCCGGGGAAGGACGGCCGCGTCCGCAACACGCTGCTGGTCACCGGACCCGGTGTGGATGCTTCCTACGACAAGATCCACCTCTTCGATGCCTTTGGGTTCACGGAGTCCAGGACAGTGGACCCAGGGGAAGGGCCGGTTACGTTCGAACTGGACGGGACCGTCTTCGGCCTTGCCACCTGCTACGACGTGCGCTTTCCCGGCCTGTTCACGGCAAACGCGAACGCGGGGGCGCAGGTGAACATCGTGTGCGCTTCCTGGGGCGCCGGGGAGGGCAAGGCCGAGCAGTGGGACCTGCTGGTTCGCGCACGGGCTCTGGACAGCACCGCGTTCGTGATTGCCTGCGGCCAAGGGGATCCCGAAACCGTCGGCGCTGGTCCCGCCGGAACAGCACCCACGGGAATCGGCCACAGCGCGGTTGTGACCCCACTCGGCAAACCGCTGGTGACCCTTGGCGGAAAACCCGAACTCGCCGTCGTCGATATTGACCCCGCCACGGTGGCCGACGTACGGGCCAACCTGCCGGTCCTGGCCAACGCGCGCAGGTTCTGA
- a CDS encoding ammonium transporter codes for MEITAQHVWLMISAAMVLLMTPGLGLFYGGMTRAKAALNMIMMSFISAGIVGVVWVLWGYSMTTGDGILGLFGNPFTSFGLQNLMGSPDLLKAGYSATFAIITVALISGAIADRAKFSAWALFVPVWITLIYCPLAYMIWGGGLMSAGGAVTAIFGQVIDFAGGAVVEISSGTAALVLAIIVGQRHGFAKDPNHRPHNLPFIMLGAAILWFGWFGFNGGAATSAEQAGLIWINTLVAPAAAMLTWLITEKIRHGHPTSLGAASGVVAGLVAITPSCANVSPVAAIGLGLVAGAACCVFVDLKYRFGLDDSLDVVGVHLGAGLIGTLSLGFIALPVNGQGGGLFYGGGVQQLIAQTAAVVITLLLSGLGTAVIARVINKAVGFRVSHEAETAGVDLSEHAETAYAFGEIGAGFNPLRQAAAHIPTAAAPAERHAREDSFA; via the coding sequence GTGGAAATCACTGCCCAACACGTCTGGCTGATGATTTCGGCCGCCATGGTACTGCTGATGACCCCTGGGCTCGGCCTCTTCTACGGCGGCATGACCCGCGCCAAGGCCGCGCTGAACATGATCATGATGAGCTTCATCTCCGCCGGGATCGTGGGCGTGGTGTGGGTTCTCTGGGGTTACTCCATGACTACCGGAGACGGCATCCTGGGGCTCTTCGGCAATCCCTTCACGAGTTTCGGCCTGCAGAACCTGATGGGCTCGCCGGACCTCCTCAAGGCCGGTTACAGCGCCACCTTCGCCATCATCACCGTGGCCCTGATCAGCGGCGCCATCGCCGACCGCGCGAAGTTCAGCGCATGGGCACTGTTCGTTCCCGTGTGGATCACCCTGATCTACTGCCCTCTCGCCTACATGATCTGGGGTGGCGGGCTGATGAGTGCAGGCGGGGCCGTCACCGCAATCTTCGGCCAGGTCATCGATTTCGCCGGTGGCGCCGTGGTGGAAATCAGTTCAGGAACTGCCGCGCTGGTGCTGGCCATCATCGTGGGCCAGCGCCACGGCTTCGCTAAGGACCCCAATCACCGCCCCCACAACCTGCCCTTCATCATGCTGGGCGCGGCCATCCTGTGGTTCGGCTGGTTTGGCTTCAATGGCGGCGCCGCAACCAGCGCTGAACAGGCCGGCCTCATCTGGATCAACACGCTGGTGGCCCCCGCCGCGGCCATGCTCACCTGGCTCATCACCGAAAAGATCCGCCACGGGCACCCCACCTCCCTGGGCGCCGCCTCCGGCGTTGTGGCCGGCCTTGTGGCCATCACCCCTTCCTGCGCCAACGTCAGCCCGGTGGCAGCAATCGGCCTGGGCCTGGTGGCGGGAGCGGCATGCTGCGTATTCGTGGACCTCAAGTACCGGTTCGGCCTTGATGACTCCCTGGACGTGGTGGGCGTCCACCTGGGGGCCGGCCTCATTGGCACCCTGTCCCTGGGATTCATCGCCCTCCCCGTGAACGGCCAGGGCGGCGGCCTCTTCTACGGCGGCGGTGTCCAGCAGCTCATCGCCCAGACAGCCGCCGTCGTCATCACCCTGCTGCTGTCCGGACTTGGAACGGCGGTCATTGCGCGGGTCATCAACAAGGCGGTGGGCTTCCGCGTCAGCCACGAGGCCGAGACCGCCGGCGTGGACCTGTCCGAGCACGCCGAGACCGCCTACGCGTTCGGCGAGATCGGAGCAGGCTTCAACCCCCTGCGCCAGGCAGCTGCGCACATCCCAACCGCTGCTGCTCCCGCGGAGCGGCACGCCCGGGAAGACTCCTTCGCGTAG
- a CDS encoding PadR family transcriptional regulator has product MKGIFDDRNPGPEFGKGRFERGRGHRGPHGHRGPGFGPGFGPGFGPGFGPGFGPGFGPGFGRGGRRASRGDVRAAILSLLAEAPSNGYGLIKTIAAKTGGMWRPSPGSIYPTLQQLVDEGLIEALSEGRGTEFALTDAGRAYVAEHAEEMENAWNAEPDSADRDFHQSIGKLLGAIHQFRTGVTQEQRAAAIEKMDETRRALYKILAD; this is encoded by the coding sequence ATGAAAGGCATATTTGATGACAGGAATCCCGGCCCGGAATTCGGCAAGGGCCGCTTCGAACGGGGGAGGGGCCACAGGGGACCGCACGGGCACCGGGGTCCGGGCTTTGGTCCCGGTTTCGGACCTGGTTTTGGACCTGGTTTCGGACCTGGATTCGGGCCGGGCTTTGGCCCGGGTTTCGGGCGGGGCGGCCGGCGGGCAAGCCGGGGCGATGTCCGTGCAGCCATCCTCTCGCTCCTTGCGGAGGCACCATCCAATGGTTACGGACTGATCAAGACCATCGCCGCAAAGACCGGCGGAATGTGGCGGCCAAGCCCGGGATCCATTTACCCCACGCTCCAGCAGTTGGTGGATGAGGGCCTGATCGAGGCGCTCAGTGAAGGCCGCGGGACCGAGTTCGCACTCACGGACGCAGGCAGGGCCTATGTGGCAGAGCATGCCGAGGAGATGGAGAACGCCTGGAACGCCGAACCGGACAGCGCCGACAGGGACTTCCACCAAAGCATCGGCAAGCTCCTGGGCGCCATCCATCAGTTCCGCACCGGCGTGACCCAGGAACAGCGTGCTGCTGCGATCGAGAAGATGGACGAAACCCGCCGGGCGCTTTACAAAATCCTTGCGGACTAG